A genome region from Streptomyces antimycoticus includes the following:
- a CDS encoding type II toxin-antitoxin system Phd/YefM family antitoxin: MAYEIPVTQARAELAELINRVVYGGERVVVTRHGKPLVAFVSAADLQRLEEIEAAAEERAEEQVISTVSSMRPTSSAPGERRRFGIAAEHNGPDAGDRRPGREE; this comes from the coding sequence ATGGCTTACGAGATTCCGGTGACGCAAGCCCGTGCAGAGCTCGCGGAGCTGATCAACCGCGTGGTGTACGGCGGCGAGAGGGTGGTCGTCACGCGCCACGGGAAGCCGCTTGTCGCCTTCGTCTCCGCCGCTGACCTGCAGCGGCTGGAGGAGATCGAAGCGGCCGCGGAGGAGCGCGCGGAGGAGCAGGTGATCAGCACCGTGTCGTCGATGCGCCCCACCTCGTCCGCTCCGGGCGAACGGCGGCGCTTCGGTATCGCGGCGGAACACAACGGCCCGGACGCCGGGGATCGGCGTCCGGGCCGCGAGGAGTGA
- a CDS encoding M28 family metallopeptidase, protein MKRIVSFRRGTLAAATGAALTAALLTGASGAEATINNQAAAPDVDVAAVKADLGELQSIADANGGNRAHGQPGYQKSVDFIKGKLDEAGFTTSVQEFTSGGKKGYNLVADWKGGDEGKVVMAGSHLDSVEAGPGINDNGSGSAAILEVALAVAKADLQPTKHLRFAWWGDEEDGMVGSTHYVDSLADDDKSKIDSYLNFDMLGSPNPGYFVYDDDPELEKVFTDWYAAKDISTDPETEGDGRSDHAPFKDAGVRVGGLFTGAEATMSQEQAEKWGGKAGEAFDPCYHSACDKTSNIDDKALDLNADAIANAIWTLSS, encoded by the coding sequence GTGAAGCGAATAGTGTCATTTCGCCGCGGAACCCTCGCGGCGGCAACCGGTGCCGCGCTCACCGCGGCCCTGCTGACCGGCGCCTCCGGCGCCGAGGCCACCATCAACAACCAGGCCGCGGCCCCCGACGTGGACGTCGCGGCGGTCAAGGCCGACCTGGGCGAACTGCAGTCCATCGCGGACGCCAACGGCGGCAACCGCGCCCATGGCCAGCCCGGCTACCAGAAGTCCGTGGACTTCATCAAGGGCAAGCTGGACGAGGCCGGATTCACCACCTCCGTGCAGGAGTTCACCTCCGGCGGCAAGAAGGGCTACAACCTCGTCGCCGACTGGAAGGGCGGCGATGAGGGCAAGGTGGTGATGGCCGGATCCCATCTCGACTCGGTCGAGGCCGGCCCCGGCATCAACGACAACGGTTCCGGCTCGGCCGCGATCCTCGAGGTCGCGCTCGCCGTGGCCAAGGCCGACCTCCAGCCCACCAAGCACCTGCGGTTCGCCTGGTGGGGCGACGAGGAGGACGGCATGGTCGGCTCGACGCACTACGTCGACAGCCTGGCGGACGACGACAAGTCGAAGATCGACTCCTACCTCAACTTCGACATGCTCGGCTCCCCCAACCCGGGCTACTTCGTCTATGACGACGACCCGGAGCTGGAGAAGGTCTTCACCGACTGGTACGCCGCGAAGGACATCTCCACCGACCCGGAGACCGAGGGCGACGGCCGCTCGGACCACGCCCCGTTCAAGGACGCGGGGGTGCGGGTCGGCGGTCTGTTCACCGGCGCCGAGGCCACCATGAGCCAGGAGCAGGCCGAAAAGTGGGGCGGCAAGGCGGGCGAGGCGTTCGACCCGTGCTACCACTCCGCCTGCGACAAGACGTCGAACATCGACGACAAGGCGCTGGATCTGAACGCCGACGCCATCGCCAACGCGATCTGGACGCTCAGCTCCTGA
- a CDS encoding urease subunit gamma, with the protein MRLTPHEQERLLIHVAADVAEKRRARGVLLNHPEATALITAHILEGARDGRGVAELMASGRQVLTRDEVMEGVPEMLHDVQVEATFPDGTKLVTVHQPIA; encoded by the coding sequence ATGCGATTGACCCCACATGAGCAGGAACGTCTGCTCATCCATGTGGCCGCCGACGTGGCCGAGAAGCGACGGGCCCGGGGCGTGCTCCTCAACCATCCCGAGGCGACGGCGCTGATCACCGCCCACATCCTGGAGGGGGCCCGGGACGGCCGCGGCGTCGCCGAGCTGATGGCCTCCGGCCGCCAAGTGCTCACCCGCGACGAGGTCATGGAGGGCGTCCCCGAGATGCTCCACGACGTCCAGGTCGAGGCCACCTTCCCCGACGGCACCAAGCTGGTCACCGTCCATCAGCCGATCGCCTGA
- a CDS encoding urease subunit beta produces MIPGEILHADEPVTLNEGRPVTRLTVLNAADRPVQVGSHYHFAEANPGLDFDRAAARGKRLDIAAGTAVRFEPGIPVEVALIPIAGERIVPGLRGETGGRLDG; encoded by the coding sequence GTGATCCCCGGAGAGATCCTGCACGCCGATGAGCCGGTGACCCTCAACGAGGGGCGGCCCGTCACCCGTCTCACTGTGCTCAACGCCGCCGACCGGCCCGTCCAGGTCGGTTCCCACTACCACTTCGCCGAGGCCAACCCCGGCCTCGACTTCGACCGCGCCGCCGCCCGCGGCAAGCGGCTGGACATCGCCGCGGGCACCGCCGTGCGCTTCGAACCGGGCATCCCCGTCGAGGTCGCCCTGATCCCGATCGCGGGGGAGCGGATCGTGCCGGGGCTGCGCGGGGAGACGGGAGGACGGCTCGATGGCTGA
- a CDS encoding urease subunit alpha: protein MAELHRAAYADLFGPTTGDRIRLADTDLFIEIEEDRGGGPGRAGDEAVFGGGKVIRESMGQSRATRAEGTPDTVITGAVVLDHWGVVKADIGLRDGRITGIGKAGNPDTMDGVHPDLVIGPETEVIAGNGKILTAGAIDAHVHFISPTLVDQALCSGITTLVGGGTGPAEGTKATTITPGPWHLARMFEALEGYPVNIGLLGKGNTVSREAMRSQLRGGALGFKIHEDWGATPAAIDACLGVCEKSGAQLAIHTDTLNEAGFVGDTLAAIAGRCVHAYHTEGAGGGHAPDIITVVSQPHVLPSSTNPTRPHTVNTVEEHLDMLMVCHHLNPAVPEDLAFAESRIRPSTIAAEDVLHDLGAISIISSDSQAMGRIGEVVLRTWQTAHVMKRRRGALPGDGPADNHRARRYVAKYTINPAVAQGLDGEIGSIETGKLADLVLWDPAFFGVKPQLVIKGGQIAYAQMGDANASIPTPQPVLPRPMFGALGRAAATGSVNFVTQAALDDGLVDRLALGKRFAPIRSTRGVTKADMRENDALPRVEVDPDTFTVTIDGEPVEPAPAAELPMAQRYFLF, encoded by the coding sequence ATGGCTGAGCTCCACCGCGCGGCGTACGCCGATCTCTTCGGCCCCACCACCGGGGACCGCATCCGGCTCGCCGACACCGACCTGTTCATCGAGATCGAGGAGGACCGCGGCGGCGGGCCCGGCCGGGCCGGGGACGAGGCGGTCTTCGGCGGCGGCAAGGTGATCCGCGAATCCATGGGCCAGTCCCGCGCCACCCGCGCCGAGGGCACCCCCGACACCGTGATCACCGGCGCGGTCGTGCTCGACCACTGGGGCGTCGTCAAGGCGGATATCGGCCTGCGTGACGGCCGTATCACCGGTATCGGCAAGGCCGGGAACCCCGACACCATGGACGGCGTCCACCCCGACCTCGTCATCGGGCCCGAGACCGAGGTCATCGCGGGCAACGGCAAGATCCTCACCGCGGGCGCCATCGACGCCCATGTTCACTTCATCTCCCCGACCCTCGTCGACCAGGCGCTCTGCTCCGGGATCACCACCCTCGTCGGCGGCGGCACCGGCCCCGCCGAGGGCACCAAGGCGACCACCATCACCCCCGGCCCCTGGCATCTCGCCCGGATGTTCGAGGCACTGGAGGGATATCCGGTCAACATCGGACTGCTCGGCAAGGGCAATACCGTCTCGCGCGAGGCGATGCGGTCCCAACTGCGCGGCGGAGCCCTCGGATTCAAGATCCATGAGGACTGGGGGGCGACTCCCGCCGCCATCGACGCCTGCCTCGGCGTCTGCGAGAAGAGCGGCGCCCAGCTCGCCATCCACACCGACACCCTCAACGAGGCGGGCTTCGTCGGCGACACCCTCGCCGCCATCGCCGGGCGCTGCGTCCACGCGTATCACACCGAGGGTGCGGGCGGCGGGCACGCACCCGACATCATCACCGTGGTCTCCCAGCCGCATGTGCTGCCCAGCTCCACCAATCCGACGCGCCCGCACACCGTCAACACCGTCGAGGAACACCTCGACATGCTGATGGTCTGCCACCACCTCAACCCGGCCGTCCCCGAGGACCTCGCCTTCGCCGAGTCCCGCATCCGGCCCAGCACCATCGCCGCCGAGGACGTGCTGCACGACCTCGGCGCGATCTCGATCATCTCCTCCGACTCCCAGGCCATGGGACGGATCGGCGAGGTGGTGCTGCGCACCTGGCAGACCGCGCATGTGATGAAGCGGCGGCGCGGCGCCCTCCCCGGCGACGGCCCCGCCGACAACCACCGGGCACGCCGCTATGTCGCCAAATACACCATCAACCCGGCGGTGGCGCAGGGCCTCGACGGGGAGATCGGCTCCATCGAGACCGGGAAGCTGGCCGATCTCGTGCTGTGGGACCCCGCGTTCTTCGGCGTCAAACCGCAACTGGTGATCAAGGGCGGACAGATCGCCTACGCGCAGATGGGCGACGCCAACGCCTCCATCCCGACCCCGCAGCCCGTCCTGCCGCGCCCCATGTTCGGCGCACTCGGCCGCGCGGCGGCCACGGGCTCGGTCAACTTCGTGACCCAGGCGGCGCTGGACGACGGACTGGTGGACCGGCTGGCGCTCGGTAAGCGGTTCGCCCCGATCCGCTCCACCCGAGGGGTCACCAAGGCGGACATGCGGGAGAACGACGCCCTGCCGCGGGTCGAGGTCGACCCCGACACGTTTACGGTGACGATCGACGGCGAGCCCGTGGAACCGGCTCCGGCGGCGGAACTTCCCATGGCCCAGCGGTACTTCCTCTTCTGA
- a CDS encoding urease accessory protein UreF — MSGGVRGEARGGVAALLILADGRFPAGGHAHSGGAEAAVAAGRIRDADSLEAFCRGRLHTAGLTAAGLAAAAAAGLDPLVLDEAADARTPASALRTTARRLGRQLMRAARATWPSTELDALAAARPRGAHQPVVLGLTARAAGLGPSDAAYAAGYEAVSGPATAAVRLLSLDPFHATAVLARLAPELDHVAARAAEAARRALDDGPGALPAASAPLLDIAAEQHATWSVRLFAS, encoded by the coding sequence GTGTCCGGTGGGGTTCGGGGTGAAGCCCGCGGTGGGGTCGCCGCGTTGCTCATCCTTGCCGATGGGCGGTTCCCGGCCGGGGGCCATGCTCACTCCGGCGGGGCCGAGGCTGCTGTCGCGGCGGGCCGGATCCGTGATGCGGACTCCCTGGAGGCGTTCTGCCGGGGCCGGTTGCACACCGCCGGGCTCACCGCGGCCGGGCTCGCCGCCGCGGCCGCCGCCGGGCTCGACCCGCTCGTGCTGGACGAGGCGGCGGACGCCCGTACCCCAGCCTCCGCGCTGCGCACCACCGCCCGGCGGCTCGGGCGCCAGCTGATGCGCGCCGCCCGGGCCACCTGGCCGTCGACCGAGCTGGACGCCCTCGCGGCCGCCCGGCCGCGCGGGGCGCATCAGCCCGTGGTGCTCGGACTCACCGCGCGCGCCGCGGGACTCGGGCCGTCGGACGCCGCGTACGCCGCCGGGTACGAGGCGGTGAGCGGGCCCGCGACCGCCGCTGTACGGCTGCTGAGCCTGGACCCCTTCCACGCCACCGCTGTCCTCGCCCGCCTCGCCCCCGAACTCGACCACGTCGCGGCCCGCGCCGCCGAGGCGGCTCGGCGCGCCCTCGACGACGGTCCGGGCGCGCTGCCCGCCGCCTCCGCACCCCTGCTCGACATCGCCGCCGAACAGCACGCCACCTGGTCCGTACGTCTCTTCGCCTCATGA
- the ureG gene encoding urease accessory protein UreG produces the protein MHLDHADTYPPRHTYGAVAPHRPDGTRRALRIGLGGPVGSGKTATVAALCRALRDQLSIAVVTNDIYTREDAEFLLRNAVLPAERITAVETGACPHTAIRDDISANLEAVEELEETVGPLDLILVESGGDNLTATFSKGLVDAQVFVIDVAGGDDIPRKGGPGVTTADLLVVNKTDLAPYVGSDLERMARDAKAQRGELPVAFTSLVAEDGVRPVADWVRARLAAWTAAA, from the coding sequence ATGCATCTCGACCACGCGGACACCTACCCCCCGCGCCACACCTACGGCGCCGTCGCCCCCCACCGCCCCGACGGCACCCGCCGCGCGCTGCGCATCGGCCTCGGCGGACCGGTGGGCTCGGGCAAGACCGCGACCGTCGCCGCGCTGTGCCGGGCGCTGCGCGACCAACTCTCCATCGCCGTCGTCACCAATGACATCTACACCCGTGAGGACGCCGAGTTCCTGCTGCGCAATGCCGTACTGCCGGCCGAGCGCATCACCGCCGTGGAGACCGGAGCCTGCCCGCACACCGCGATCCGCGATGACATCTCGGCCAACCTGGAGGCGGTCGAGGAGCTCGAGGAGACCGTGGGCCCGCTCGATCTGATCCTCGTCGAGTCCGGTGGTGACAACCTCACCGCGACCTTCTCCAAGGGCCTGGTCGACGCGCAGGTGTTCGTCATCGATGTCGCGGGCGGCGACGACATCCCCCGTAAGGGCGGCCCCGGCGTGACCACCGCCGATCTGCTCGTCGTCAACAAGACCGACCTCGCTCCGTACGTCGGCTCCGACCTGGAGCGCATGGCCCGCGACGCCAAGGCCCAGCGCGGTGAACTCCCCGTCGCCTTCACCTCCCTGGTCGCCGAGGACGGCGTCCGTCCCGTCGCTGACTGGGTCCGCGCACGCCTGGCCGCCTGGACGGCGGCGGCATGA
- a CDS encoding urease accessory protein UreD — protein MDGRGGTALPVLVGGGPLALRRTRAVGGEARVTVVGAMSAPLGGDRIALEATAGPGARLHIGSAAATIALPGRSGRPAHYEIRLTVADGATLYWLPEPLISAQGSDLRMTTRVELAPTARLVLREEQILGRTGESPGHLTARLTVHRAGRPLLDQELSYGPGPGPGALGWDGGAVLGGHRAVGQLLVVDPSYAMSPLAPRALTGTAVLTPLTGPAALATAVAPDAIHLRRALDEAAAAVG, from the coding sequence ATGGACGGGCGTGGTGGCACCGCGTTGCCTGTCCTCGTCGGGGGCGGCCCGCTCGCGCTGCGGCGTACCCGGGCCGTGGGTGGGGAGGCGCGCGTCACCGTGGTCGGTGCCATGAGCGCGCCCCTTGGTGGGGACCGGATCGCCCTGGAGGCGACCGCCGGACCGGGCGCTCGGCTGCACATCGGCTCCGCCGCGGCCACCATCGCCCTGCCCGGGCGGTCGGGCCGGCCCGCCCACTACGAGATCCGGCTGACAGTCGCCGACGGCGCGACCCTGTACTGGCTGCCCGAGCCTCTCATCTCCGCCCAGGGCAGCGATCTGCGCATGACGACCCGGGTCGAACTCGCCCCCACCGCCCGCCTGGTGCTCCGCGAGGAGCAGATCCTGGGCCGTACCGGCGAATCCCCGGGCCATCTGACGGCCCGCCTCACCGTCCACCGCGCCGGGCGGCCCCTCCTCGACCAGGAACTCTCCTACGGCCCCGGCCCCGGCCCCGGCGCCCTGGGCTGGGACGGCGGCGCGGTGCTCGGCGGCCACCGCGCGGTGGGCCAGCTCCTCGTCGTCGACCCGTCCTACGCCATGAGCCCGCTCGCCCCCCGCGCCCTCACCGGGACCGCCGTCCTCACGCCCCTGACCGGCCCCGCCGCCCTGGCCACCGCCGTGGCGCCGGACGCGATCCACCTCCGTCGCGCCCTCGATGAGGCGGCCGCGGCCGTGGGCTGA
- a CDS encoding alpha/beta hydrolase, producing MRRTALFGVAGGVITGALITGALAAPTAGASERTPGGAAEARGVAVAAAKAAKKGIDWADCPADWGLAKPIQCGYVTVPLDYAKPNGRTIKLAVDRIGNTGSASERQGSLIYNPGGPGGSGLRFPTRVTTKNPLWAKTSKAYDFVGFDPRGVGHSTAISCVDPQEYVKAPKLDPVPDSEADKRVQRKLAREYAEGCKERSGWMLPHMTTPNTARDIDVIRAALGDKKLNYLGVSYGTYIGGVYATLFPTHVRRLIVDSVVNPSREKIWYQANLDQDVAFEMRWNDWKAWVAKNDAAYHIGDTPAKVQKQWETLRAAAKKSPIGGVVGPAELLGLFQSAPYYDSSWATVAQVWSDYLAGDEKALVEAAGPDMSDTAGNIASENSNAVYTAVECADTKWPTSWAKWDRDNTRLHRDYPFLTWSNAWMNLPCATWGAKQHTPLEVGAAKGLPTTLIVQSTRDAATPYEGAVELHKRLKGSRLVTEKDAGSHGVTGLVNPCVNDRVDAYLLKGTVDAKDVTCAPHATPVPAKSGASAKDAKAAKEAAALVK from the coding sequence GTGAGACGCACAGCACTCTTCGGCGTGGCCGGTGGTGTGATCACCGGGGCGCTGATAACCGGTGCGCTGGCCGCCCCCACGGCTGGGGCCTCGGAGCGGACGCCCGGTGGGGCCGCCGAGGCGCGTGGCGTGGCGGTGGCCGCGGCCAAGGCCGCGAAGAAGGGCATCGACTGGGCGGACTGCCCGGCCGACTGGGGGCTGGCCAAGCCCATCCAGTGCGGCTATGTCACCGTGCCGCTCGACTACGCCAAGCCGAACGGCCGCACCATCAAGCTCGCCGTGGACCGGATCGGCAACACCGGCTCCGCCTCCGAGCGGCAGGGTTCGCTGATCTACAACCCGGGCGGGCCCGGCGGCTCCGGGCTGCGCTTCCCGACCCGGGTCACCACCAAGAACCCGCTGTGGGCGAAGACTTCGAAGGCGTACGACTTCGTCGGCTTCGACCCGCGCGGCGTGGGCCACTCCACGGCCATCTCCTGTGTGGACCCGCAGGAGTACGTCAAGGCCCCGAAGCTGGATCCGGTGCCCGACAGCGAGGCGGACAAGCGGGTCCAGCGCAAGCTGGCCCGGGAGTACGCAGAGGGCTGCAAGGAGCGCAGCGGCTGGATGCTGCCGCATATGACGACGCCCAACACCGCCCGTGACATCGACGTCATCCGGGCCGCGCTCGGCGACAAGAAGCTCAACTACCTGGGCGTGTCCTACGGAACGTACATCGGCGGCGTCTACGCGACGCTCTTCCCGACCCATGTGCGCCGGCTGATCGTGGACAGCGTGGTCAACCCCTCGCGGGAGAAGATCTGGTACCAGGCCAACCTGGACCAGGACGTCGCCTTCGAGATGCGCTGGAACGACTGGAAGGCGTGGGTCGCCAAGAACGACGCCGCCTACCACATCGGCGACACCCCCGCGAAGGTCCAGAAGCAGTGGGAGACGCTGCGCGCGGCCGCCAAGAAGAGCCCCATCGGCGGGGTCGTGGGCCCGGCCGAGCTGCTCGGGCTCTTCCAGAGCGCTCCGTACTACGACTCGTCGTGGGCCACCGTCGCCCAGGTGTGGAGCGACTACCTCGCCGGCGATGAGAAGGCGCTGGTCGAGGCCGCGGGGCCGGACATGTCCGACACCGCGGGCAACATCGCCTCGGAGAACAGCAACGCCGTCTACACCGCGGTCGAGTGCGCCGACACCAAGTGGCCGACCAGTTGGGCGAAGTGGGACCGGGACAACACCCGGCTCCACCGCGACTACCCCTTCCTGACCTGGTCCAACGCCTGGATGAACCTGCCGTGCGCCACCTGGGGTGCCAAGCAGCACACCCCGCTGGAGGTGGGGGCCGCCAAGGGGCTGCCCACGACGCTGATCGTGCAGAGCACCCGTGACGCCGCGACCCCGTACGAGGGCGCGGTGGAGCTGCACAAGCGGCTGAAGGGTTCGCGCCTGGTCACCGAGAAGGACGCCGGTTCGCACGGGGTCACCGGTCTGGTCAACCCGTGTGTCAACGACCGGGTGGACGCCTACCTGCTCAAGGGCACGGTGGACGCCAAGGACGTGACCTGCGCTCCGCACGCCACGCCGGTGCCCGCGAAGTCGGGTGCGTCCGCGAAGGACGCGAAGGCCGCCAAGGAGGCCGCCGCCCTCGTCAAGTAG
- a CDS encoding NAD-dependent epimerase/dehydratase family protein — translation MTTGSACVIGATGQIGRAAVRALAAEGWRVRAASRGGGRDESWPASVVSVAVDRDDDAAVAALIGDGCDVVLDCVAYGQAHARQLLGLADRIGSAVVISTGAVYEDDQGRGFGTQDRPDGAPRYPVPLPESQRTVPPGEGYGSRKVALERELLAAGDRLPTTLLRAGAIHGPHCRTPRELYFVKRALDGRPVRILAYGGRSRFHPVHVDNIAELVRLAAHRPGSRVLNAGDPQAPTVADIATAVDAVLGVRGELVLIDGEPPHPQIGSTPWSLAHPLVYDMSAAERELGYRPVTGYMDSLPTTVAWLAERLAATPDWRTAFPDMAAAYDPMADLFDYAAEDAWLRSAAHAS, via the coding sequence ATGACCACTGGCAGCGCATGTGTGATCGGGGCGACGGGGCAGATCGGCCGGGCGGCGGTGCGCGCGCTCGCCGCCGAGGGATGGCGGGTGCGGGCCGCCTCGCGCGGCGGGGGCCGCGACGAGAGCTGGCCCGCGTCCGTGGTGAGTGTGGCGGTGGACCGGGACGACGACGCCGCGGTGGCCGCGCTGATCGGGGACGGCTGCGATGTGGTGCTGGACTGCGTCGCCTACGGACAGGCGCACGCACGGCAGTTGCTGGGGCTCGCGGACCGCATCGGATCGGCGGTGGTGATCTCCACCGGAGCGGTGTACGAGGACGACCAGGGCCGGGGCTTCGGGACCCAGGACCGGCCGGACGGCGCCCCGCGCTATCCGGTGCCGCTCCCCGAGTCCCAGCGGACCGTCCCGCCGGGCGAGGGCTACGGCAGCCGGAAGGTCGCGCTGGAGCGGGAGCTGCTGGCCGCCGGGGACCGGCTGCCGACAACCCTGCTGCGCGCGGGGGCGATCCACGGCCCGCACTGCCGTACGCCTCGTGAGCTGTACTTCGTCAAACGGGCGCTGGACGGGCGGCCGGTGCGGATCCTGGCGTACGGCGGCCGCAGCCGGTTCCATCCGGTGCATGTGGACAACATCGCGGAGCTGGTGCGGCTGGCCGCCCACCGGCCCGGTTCACGGGTGCTCAACGCGGGCGATCCGCAGGCCCCGACGGTAGCCGACATCGCCACCGCCGTGGACGCGGTGCTGGGGGTGCGCGGCGAGCTGGTGCTGATCGACGGGGAGCCGCCGCATCCGCAGATCGGCAGCACCCCCTGGAGCCTGGCCCATCCGCTGGTCTACGACATGTCCGCCGCCGAAAGGGAGTTGGGCTACCGCCCGGTGACCGGCTACATGGACTCGCTGCCGACGACCGTCGCCTGGCTGGCGGAGCGACTGGCGGCCACCCCGGACTGGCGCACCGCCTTCCCCGATATGGCGGCCGCGTACGACCCGATGGCCGATCTGTTCGACTACGCGGCCGAGGACGCGTGGCTGCGCAGCGCCGCACACGCGTCCTGA
- a CDS encoding sensor histidine kinase, whose protein sequence is MVFAGTSSGGRRPASTLVWVIPPAAMAFCAALAVVVVPSGARATVAWCGVAATIAVALAAAEAMRRGRLITTLRTRLTAQETELRQRLVDQETAIRRLARELLPVAVTRLQRGAMVDEAMRAIDHAPRLDPDFDATHELLLRSVLETVRAEEDLRDAGQRAFVNIARRVQAIVHQQAQDMREMEDKHGADPDVFEDLLHLDHGNALIGRLADSIAVLGGQRPGRQWQKEVPLFNVCRGAMSRILEYERVDLHSVADVAIVGPSVEPLIHALAELLDNATRYSPPKTRVHLTAIEVQSGVAIEIEDAGVGLSEEARRRTDAVLVQAATGFDLNDLGETPRLGLAVVGRLAVKYRFQVSLRPSAYGGVRAVLVVPQDIICPTPAPGGAIARAAKLPPPKPIKRATPLPSPTRTSPIAQGCPGPGFRQNGAGLPQRRRRMPMVTPPVRVDSGPPAAPPARREPAGPPVQPGIWLDAFTKGLNGEPIPAVDAGTAAPDTRKPPSTPDTSNTPLPSDKDE, encoded by the coding sequence ATGGTTTTCGCCGGCACCTCATCCGGAGGCCGACGGCCCGCCTCCACGCTCGTATGGGTCATCCCTCCCGCCGCGATGGCGTTCTGCGCGGCCCTGGCCGTCGTCGTGGTCCCGTCCGGCGCGCGGGCCACGGTCGCCTGGTGCGGGGTGGCGGCGACAATCGCGGTGGCCCTGGCGGCGGCCGAGGCGATGCGCCGCGGCCGGCTGATCACCACGCTGCGCACCCGGCTCACGGCCCAGGAGACCGAGCTGCGGCAGCGCCTGGTGGACCAGGAGACGGCGATCCGGCGGCTGGCCCGGGAGCTGCTGCCGGTGGCGGTGACCCGGCTGCAGCGCGGCGCCATGGTGGACGAGGCGATGCGGGCCATCGACCACGCGCCCCGCCTCGACCCGGACTTCGACGCCACCCACGAGCTTCTGCTGCGGTCGGTGCTGGAAACCGTGCGGGCCGAGGAGGACCTGAGGGACGCGGGCCAGCGGGCCTTCGTCAACATCGCCCGCCGGGTGCAGGCCATCGTCCACCAACAGGCCCAGGACATGCGGGAGATGGAGGACAAGCACGGCGCCGACCCGGATGTCTTCGAGGACCTGCTCCACCTGGACCACGGCAACGCCCTCATCGGCCGGCTGGCGGACTCCATCGCGGTCCTGGGCGGCCAGCGCCCGGGCCGCCAGTGGCAGAAGGAGGTGCCGCTGTTCAACGTCTGCCGCGGCGCCATGTCCCGCATCCTCGAATACGAGCGGGTGGATCTGCACTCGGTGGCGGACGTCGCCATCGTCGGACCCTCGGTGGAGCCGCTGATCCACGCCCTCGCCGAACTGCTGGACAACGCCACCCGCTACTCGCCGCCCAAGACCCGGGTGCATCTGACCGCGATCGAGGTCCAGTCCGGAGTCGCGATCGAGATCGAGGACGCCGGGGTGGGCCTGTCGGAGGAGGCGCGCAGACGCACCGACGCCGTGCTGGTCCAGGCGGCGACCGGATTCGACCTCAACGACCTGGGCGAGACACCGCGGCTCGGTCTGGCCGTGGTCGGCCGGCTCGCCGTGAAGTACCGCTTCCAGGTCTCGCTGCGGCCCTCGGCGTACGGCGGGGTGCGCGCGGTGCTGGTCGTACCGCAGGACATCATCTGCCCCACCCCCGCCCCCGGCGGCGCGATCGCCCGCGCGGCCAAACTGCCCCCGCCCAAGCCCATCAAGCGGGCCACGCCCCTGCCGTCGCCCACCCGCACCAGCCCGATCGCCCAGGGCTGCCCCGGCCCCGGCTTCCGGCAGAACGGCGCCGGACTCCCGCAGCGCCGCCGCCGGATGCCGATGGTCACCCCGCCCGTCAGGGTCGACTCCGGACCCCCGGCCGCGCCCCCCGCGCGCCGCGAACCGGCCGGGCCGCCCGTACAGCCGGGGATCTGGCTGGACGCCTTCACCAAGGGGCTCAACGGCGAGCCGATCCCGGCGGTCGACGCCGGTACCGCCGCACCGGACACCCGGAAACCCCCCAGCACCCCGGACACCTCGAACACCCCGCTCCCGTCGGACAAGGATGAGTAG
- a CDS encoding roadblock/LC7 domain-containing protein, whose product MSRQVTQPRFNMDWMLRDLASSVPQTRHVVLLSSDGLCMAQVGTDKDTADRLAAACAGLQSLSGAIATEFPEGDGRMRLVVIEVDGGFFYLMAAGVSSYLAVLAEDSVDAGLMGQCMRDLVARLGEHLSSPPRVDGRVT is encoded by the coding sequence ATGAGTAGGCAAGTGACGCAACCGCGGTTCAACATGGACTGGATGCTCCGGGACCTGGCCTCCAGCGTTCCGCAGACCCGCCACGTGGTCCTGCTGTCCTCGGACGGCCTGTGCATGGCCCAGGTCGGTACGGACAAGGACACCGCCGACCGGCTGGCCGCCGCCTGCGCCGGGCTGCAGAGCCTCTCCGGTGCGATCGCCACCGAATTCCCCGAGGGGGACGGGCGGATGCGGCTGGTCGTCATCGAGGTCGACGGCGGCTTCTTCTATCTGATGGCGGCCGGCGTCAGCTCGTATCTGGCGGTGCTCGCCGAGGACAGCGTGGACGCCGGGCTGATGGGCCAGTGCATGAGAGACCTGGTCGCACGGCTCGGCGAACACCTCAGCAGTCCGCCGCGCGTCGACGGACGGGTGACATGA